From Methanosarcina lacustris Z-7289, one genomic window encodes:
- a CDS encoding helix-turn-helix domain-containing protein produces the protein MVQQIILRNLEKPQIKSLEEDLLWFCDSFGFSSGRDTENTANRIILSLLEKLSNDELSSSEFLAEDLDMKISRINHHLRNLNDSGLLYRKKRLIYLRGGSLKAAVKEMRKDSERILDELENIAEEIDSIMGLKNR, from the coding sequence ATGGTTCAGCAGATTATCCTTAGAAATCTTGAAAAACCCCAGATAAAGAGCCTTGAAGAAGACCTTTTATGGTTCTGTGACAGCTTTGGCTTTTCTTCGGGAAGGGATACCGAAAATACAGCCAACAGAATAATCTTAAGCCTGCTCGAAAAACTTTCAAATGACGAACTCAGTTCGTCAGAATTCCTGGCTGAAGACCTTGATATGAAAATCTCAAGAATCAACCATCATCTCCGGAACCTCAATGACTCCGGCCTTCTTTACAGGAAAAAACGCCTGATTTATTTGAGGGGAGGCAGCCTGAAAGCTGCAGTAAAGGAAATGAGGAAGGACTCGGAAAGGATACTCGATGAACTGGAAAACATAGCTGAAGAAATAGATTCAATAATGGGCCTTAAAAACAGGTGA